A region of Thermococcus piezophilus DNA encodes the following proteins:
- a CDS encoding TldD/PmbA family protein: protein MKELIRFGERFFDELEIAIYRTRGVSASIELNEISMASVKSRAITIIRGINEKRLGLAIIDSEEPERIKEAIETAAKMARLNSRDGKWDSLPEPGKYREPLKPNKELKEASPDQLVEMVIRGIKLAREKDPNAVVAGGEGGVIWEEKHIVNSRGVDVFQEGGMAYIFFELVGRKGGVVTPGIFDFDARRDLNLDVEGVVERVVRKVDWAYDVKASKNEEIPIILGPWAIAGLLSYALFPAFSGERLVKETTPLAGKVGEAVASEVLTIYDDPFHKLSIEPVIADGEGVPTRKNILIEKGTFKGFVWDNYWAKVYGTESTGNGKRDLRSGGINIGFHNVVIENGKKSFEDMIGEIKHGYFVDGFQGAHSSNPDNGNFAVTANPAYLIEDGEVVGSSVFLIAGNIYELLKQASEVSKEVTVMPFMTAVTTPFIRFEDVKIAGK, encoded by the coding sequence ATGAAAGAACTCATACGCTTTGGCGAGAGATTTTTTGACGAGCTCGAGATTGCCATCTACAGAACGAGGGGCGTTAGCGCCAGCATCGAGCTCAACGAGATTTCAATGGCCAGCGTTAAGAGCAGGGCGATCACGATAATCCGTGGAATAAATGAGAAGCGCCTCGGTTTAGCTATAATAGACAGCGAGGAGCCCGAGCGGATTAAGGAAGCTATAGAGACTGCTGCAAAGATGGCGAGGCTCAACAGCAGGGATGGAAAGTGGGACTCCCTCCCAGAGCCGGGCAAATACCGCGAGCCACTCAAGCCGAACAAGGAGCTCAAGGAGGCCTCCCCCGACCAGCTCGTCGAGATGGTCATCAGGGGTATAAAGCTCGCCCGCGAGAAAGACCCAAATGCCGTTGTTGCTGGAGGTGAAGGCGGCGTAATTTGGGAGGAGAAGCACATCGTCAACTCCCGCGGGGTAGATGTCTTCCAGGAGGGAGGGATGGCCTACATCTTCTTCGAGCTCGTGGGAAGAAAAGGCGGCGTGGTGACGCCGGGCATATTCGACTTCGACGCGCGCAGAGATTTGAACCTCGACGTTGAAGGGGTAGTCGAGAGGGTCGTCAGGAAGGTCGACTGGGCCTACGACGTCAAGGCCAGCAAGAACGAGGAGATTCCCATAATCCTCGGTCCATGGGCCATAGCCGGACTCCTGAGCTATGCCCTATTCCCTGCCTTCAGCGGTGAGAGGCTCGTCAAGGAAACCACGCCCCTCGCTGGGAAGGTTGGGGAAGCTGTAGCGAGCGAAGTGCTGACTATTTACGACGACCCGTTCCACAAACTGAGCATTGAGCCAGTCATAGCGGACGGCGAGGGTGTTCCAACGAGGAAGAACATCCTCATCGAAAAGGGCACCTTTAAGGGCTTCGTCTGGGACAACTACTGGGCTAAGGTTTACGGGACGGAGAGCACTGGTAACGGAAAAAGGGACCTGAGAAGCGGAGGAATAAACATAGGCTTCCACAACGTCGTAATCGAGAACGGAAAGAAGAGCTTCGAGGACATGATAGGCGAGATAAAGCACGGCTACTTCGTGGACGGCTTCCAGGGTGCCCACTCAAGCAACCCCGACAACGGAAACTTCGCGGTGACGGCGAATCCAGCGTACCTCATCGAGGATGGCGAGGTAGTAGGCTCGAGCGTGTTCCTAATTGCTGGAAACATCTACGAGTTGCTCAAGCAAGCCAGCGAGGTCAGCAAGGAAGTCACGGTAATGCCCTTCATGACGGCCGTAACTACGCCCTTCATAAGGTTCGAGGACGTGAAGATAGCGGGGAAGTGA
- the trm5b gene encoding tRNA (guanine(37)-N1)-methyltransferase Trm5b produces MLAVKVHKREAERVRRRLLELGVLAKGYSVKREGDYVLFPITRPVEGFELIDDEFERTEKRPHSYREVVEVPEDVRPFLPSSFDIIGDIAIIELPEELMSYGRVIGEAILKVHRHIKAVFAKGSKVEGEYRVRELIHLAGERRTETVHKENGIRLKLDVAKVYFSPRLATERMRIFEKTRPGEIIFDMFAGVGPYSVLLAKKAKLVFACDINPRAVGYLEENRLLNKTPNVLPVLGDVRRIAGKIEADRVLMNLPKFADRFLREAMLSVKNGGVVHYYGFGPEEDLFSEHEAKITGVARELGFHVEFLEGRKVRPYAPRQFNIAIDFRVLK; encoded by the coding sequence ATGCTCGCCGTTAAGGTTCACAAACGCGAGGCCGAAAGGGTTAGGAGAAGGCTTTTGGAGCTCGGCGTTTTGGCTAAGGGCTACTCTGTGAAGCGCGAGGGGGATTACGTCCTTTTTCCCATCACGAGGCCAGTCGAGGGTTTCGAGTTAATCGATGATGAATTCGAGCGAACCGAAAAGAGGCCCCACAGCTACCGCGAGGTTGTAGAGGTTCCCGAGGATGTCAGGCCCTTTCTTCCGAGTTCCTTCGACATTATCGGCGACATCGCAATAATCGAGCTCCCGGAGGAGCTCATGTCCTATGGAAGAGTCATTGGAGAGGCCATCCTCAAGGTTCACCGCCACATAAAGGCCGTCTTCGCTAAGGGGAGCAAAGTCGAGGGAGAATACCGCGTCAGGGAGCTTATTCACCTCGCTGGTGAGAGGAGAACCGAGACTGTCCATAAGGAGAACGGAATAAGGCTGAAGCTCGACGTTGCGAAGGTCTACTTCTCGCCCCGCCTAGCAACGGAGAGAATGAGGATTTTTGAGAAAACCCGGCCTGGAGAGATAATCTTCGATATGTTCGCGGGGGTTGGGCCCTACTCAGTCCTCCTCGCGAAGAAAGCAAAGCTCGTCTTCGCCTGCGACATCAACCCCCGGGCGGTGGGATACCTTGAAGAGAACAGACTCCTCAACAAGACCCCCAATGTTCTTCCAGTCCTCGGCGACGTGAGGAGAATCGCTGGAAAAATTGAGGCCGATAGGGTACTAATGAATCTCCCCAAGTTCGCTGACCGCTTTTTGAGGGAGGCCATGTTGAGCGTTAAAAACGGTGGGGTAGTTCACTACTACGGCTTCGGCCCTGAAGAAGACCTCTTCTCGGAGCACGAGGCAAAGATAACGGGAGTTGCCAGAGAGCTCGGCTTCCACGTGGAGTTCTTAGAGGGACGAAAGGTCCGCCCCTACGCGCCGAGACAGTTCAACATAGCCATAGACTTCCGGGTGCTGAAGTGA